From a region of the Haematobia irritans isolate KBUSLIRL chromosome 4, ASM5000362v1, whole genome shotgun sequence genome:
- the form3 gene encoding FH2 domain-containing protein formin 3 — protein sequence MMDSRIGLDYIVENRDYISKLGTALDTTNAVVKKQVFELLSALCAYNADGYTRAIETLEFYKNLKNERYRFKIVINELEKATKSDYQVALLAFINCVIISAASLQDRIRIRNEFIGLKVLPILNNLRKVAQSVGDIIVQLDVFDEQRECDEAQSLQGPNGINLNSHLDVFYAILRQVADTPQEVPFLSILQHLLRIDPKEHVSDVVWDTTEKLVHRATLLENHEDSVRLLRTTTAQKFTCPNCRSDATSPTRKPNVTIANSPPPQPPAPAPPPPPPPFSSGGGANGGGSAETGTTISIAAPPPPPPPMTMCNGPPAPPPIPGAPPAPPPGGNLLSAKTTMPARSLTPEPRLNDVLLPQQDTPAPKTKMKTLNWGKIPPHKVIGKQNLWTIVAHNHQDTTMEDIDWNEMEGLFCLQSTSAQGSPKLGRAEGSNNTSSGGYDTLDRKSKKESTEINLLDGKRTLNVNIFLKQFKGYSSNEDIVQLIHDGSHEVIGAEKLRGLLKILPEVDEIDLLKTFNGDRQRLGRAEKFLLLLMEIPSYKLRIESMLLKEEFSANITYLDPCINTMIEAAEDLMNSRTLQEVLYLVVVAGNFLNCGGYAGNAVGVKLSSLTKLTDIRANKPGMNLIHFVAIQAEKRDPNLLNFPSELSNLENASKTNLEQIGIDIKNLDTQLQKIKRQIEMPNTDEDIKDQMMEFLQSAQSEIAVLKAGMDAVDSMRLKLADFFCEDPATFKLEECFKILQTFCDKFKQAVKENERRQQLEEQASIRQKQREEQMARRAKYATLNGTPVSDYDSTQSLDASFDPRASPALSRKRYGSFNNGTMDVNNSFIRSEATNGHCEGLSPDITPNGSMRRRRSRVLAEEDDLMEFLRTSGHERNSRERKAAYGSLDRSWARRARSGSSSRKRPDLLNIDFGTDRERAASPLPPNVTEKASPLSPNSGEISQQANDENKPRISREWRQKIENWLQSNENDEKQDEEYKRKRRLVNINRRSLENDTEGERKLDTLPEEKCVPTTPNLNTKTSNNTLTNCTTTNTNNQHHVSNRDGYKRVYSDWKPSKALETDIVGTIEAIANVNNTRQMSLKQLEKPSITESDVKFSSSQCNSNSYTNSEEVVYRRQRSVENNTTQLDPIAEEDRRKSLIAQQMVERDANERLQIYIRSPSSSERDDKRRSSMETNKPTKISLTSLQNQTASSTKVNNDSSMSKSPTIAHRFNYDGNAEMPHTSKHKEIDADNIETPPVTRRTISSPTSTLVTLNRPDTKTQIDSKLNEDTASKLNELHGVETPEVPGHFDRYSLARRTRRYKRPTDYSSGNEEHTSAKDSSEENSLNQISKSEDNRISHNQTENKTSPLTASTAVVEDKVTEKPKRVPARTITKLEKVGRHISSINQEDVQEALRNLKSPTDVPERLWSPPREILNQKSPLGSTKGNGSTIIKVSNHELNDEGFEETQSLVSDTPSHGKESINSSCNETNEFNNNNNNKSSQKSMSQKPKPIQKISSRLADRLQISRMRSTSKSQPTSVTTTLATTAPRRTPSASGDRSRATRLPNGSLVQGPASSAAAAHMSNFTNNAIRRATSLRKTLPASESPANHQKRDVERSSSRNSLRSSRSSINSATSTNTVKRMPLAGSNGKNSPLQTMSVDSSPSKRPLGMQNTKTSIRLGLAGGAGVGVPASRSSSSGSSVGPSVMVVRNRLSSSGPQNNTPQRHALGSSTSFKENQTNMGSSRPQSARSAILVKATITHPPSSAQKPSTSRSNSNTRSVSSFMRPTASSTTKRSK from the exons GTGGCCGATACACCACAGGAAGTACCATTCCTTAGTATACTGCAACATTTGCTGCGTATTGATCCCAAAGAGCATGTCAGTGATGTTGTTTGGGACACAACTGAAAAGTTAGTACATCGTGCAACCCTGTTGGAGAATCATGAAGACTCAGTGCGTTTGTTGCGAACAACAACAGCCCAAAAATTTACTTGTCCCAATTGTCGCAGTGATGCTACTAGTCCAACGCGAAAACCAAATGTTACAATAGCTAATTCACCTCCGCCACAACCACCTGCTCCCGCTCCGCCGCCTCCACCACCTCCATTCAGTAGTGGTGGTGGGGCAAATGGGGGCGGCAGTGCCGAAACAGGAACAACAATTTCAATAGCAGCTCCCCCTCCACCTCCCCCGCCCATGACAATGTGCAACGGTCCACCAGCACCGCCTCCTATCCCAGGAGCTCCACCAGCTCCTCCGCCCGGCGGTAATTTACTCTCTGCAAAGACAACCATGCCTGCCCGCTCACTTACCCCAGAACCACGTCTCAATGATGTGCTTTTGCCCCAGCAAGATACCCCAGCGCCCAAGACCAAAATGAAAACACTCAACTGGGGCAAAATACCCCCCCACAAAGTAATTGGCAAACAAAATCTCTGGACTATAGTGGCCCATAATCATCAGGATACAACGATGGAGGATATCGATTGGAACGAAATGGAAGGTCTCTTTTGTTTACAGTCAACCAGTGCCCAGGGTTCTCCAAAATTGGGAAGAGCTGAAGGATCAAATAACACCAGTAGTGGTGGTTATGATACTCTGGACCGAAAATCGAAAAAGGAgagtacagaaataaatttgctcGATGGAAAGCGAACACTGAATGTGAAcatatttctcaaacagttcaaAGG CTATAGTTCCAATGAAGATATTGTACAGCTTATACATGATGGAAGCCATGAGGTTATAGGAGCCGAAAAACTTAGAGGTCTTCTAAAGATCTTACCCGAAGTGGATGAAATTGATTTGTTGAAAACTTTCAATGGGGATCGTCAACGTTTGGGTAGAGCTGAAAAGTTTTTGCTTCTCCTTATGGAGATTCCCAG CTACAAATTACGCATTGAAAGCATGTTGCTGAAAGAAGAATTTTCGGCCAATATTACATATCTAGATCCGTGTATTAATACCATGATTGAAGCAGCAGAAG ATCTTATGAACAGCAGAACCTTGCAGGAAGTCCTTTATCTAGTGGTGGTTGCTGGTAATTTTTTGAACTGTGGCGGTTATGCTGGCAATGCAGTTGGTGTTAAGCTATCTTCTCTGACAAAACTCACCGATATACGAGCAAATAAACCCGGAATGAATCTTATTCATTTTGTAGCCATACAAGCAGAGAAAAGGGATCCCAACCTGTTGAACTTCCCCAGTGAATTGAGTAATCTAGAAAATGCTTCCAA AACAAATCTTGAGCAAATTGGCATagatattaaaaatttggatacacaattgcaaaaaataaaaaggcaAATAGAAATGCCCAACACCGATGAGGATATAAAGGATCAAATGATGGAATTCCTACAGAGTGCGCAAAGTGAGATTGCTGTATTAAAGGCAGGGATGGATGCTGTTGATAGCATGCGCTTGAAACTTGCGGATTTCTTTTGTGAAGATCCTGCCACATTCAAATTGGAGGAATGCTTTAAGATATTGCAAACATTCTGTGATAAATTCAAGCAAGCGGTAAAAGAAAATGAGAGGCGTCAGCAACTAGAGGAGCAGGCAAGCATAAGGCAGAAACAAAGGGAAGAACAAATGGCTAGAAGGGCCAAATATG CCACCCTCAACGGAACACCAGTGTCCGACTATGATAGTACACAATCCTTGGATGCCTCATTTGATCCCAGAGCTAGTCCGGCCCTGTCACGTAAGCGTTATGGATCCTTCAATAACGGAACCATGGATGTTAATAACTCATTTATACGCTCAGAGGCCACAAATGGCCATTGCGAaggtctttcgcccgatattactCCCAATGGTAGTATGCGTAGACGAAGAAGTCGTGTTCTAGCCGAAGAAGATGATCTCATGGAATTCCTTCGGACCTCTGGTCATGAGCGTAATAGTCGTGAGCGTAAAGCAGCCTATGGAAGTTTGG ATCGTTCATGGGCCCGCCGAGCCCGATCAGGAAGCTCAAGTCGCAAACGTCCTGATTTATtgaatattgattttggaacagATAGGGAAAGAGCTGCTTCACCCTTACCTCCAAATGTAACTGAAAAAGCATCTCCCTTATCACCCAACAGTGGTGAGATCAGCCAACAAGCAAACGACGAAAATAAACCAAG aatatctCGTGAATGgcgtcaaaaaatcgaaaattggttGCAATCGAACGAAAACGATGAAAAACAAGACGAGGAATACAAACGTAAGCGACGTTTGGTTAACATCAATAGGCGATCGCTTGAAAACGATACAG AAGGCGAACGAAAATTGGATACATTACCTGAAGAAAAATGTGTACCAACTACTCCGAATCTTAATACTAAAACATCAAATAATACATTAACCAATTGCACCACAACTAATACCAATAACCAACATCACGTAAGCAATAGGGATGGTTATAAAAGAGTCTACAGTGATTGGAAACCTTCAAAGGCTTTGGAAACGGACATTGTTGGTACCATAGAAGCCATTGCAA ATGTGAATAATACTCGGCAGATGTCCCTGAAACAATTGGAGAAGCCCAGCATAACCGAATCAGATGTAAAATTCTCCAGTAGCCAATGTAACTCAAATAGCTATACCAACTCGGAAGAAGTAGTCTATAGAAGACAGAGATCGGTGGAAAACAATACAACTCAATTAGATCCCATTGCAGAAGAGGATCGTCGTAAATCCCTCATAGCCCAGCAAATGGTTGAACGTGATGCCAATGAACGTCTACAAATATACATCCGTTCACCATCCTCCTCGGAGAGAGATGACAAGCGTCGTAGTTCAATGGAAACAAATAAACCCACAAAAATATCGCTAACATCATTACAAAATCAGACAGCTAGTAGCACCAAAGTTAATAACGATAGCTCAATGTCCAAATCTCCAACTATCGCACATAGATTCAATTACGATGGCAATGCCGAAATGCCCCATACCTCAAAGCATAAAGAAATCGATGCGGATAATATCGAAACACCTCCGGTAACAAGAAGAACTATATCTAGTCCCACTTCTACATTGGTTACTCTTAACCGTCCCGATACCAAAACTCAGATTGATAGCAAACTAAACGAGGATACCGCAAGTAAACTGAATGAGTTACATGGAGTGGAAACCCCAGAAGTGCCTGGCCATTTTGATCGCTATTCGCTGGCCAGACGTACGAGACGCTACAAGCGTCCCACTGACTATAGCAGTGGAAACGAAGAACATACTTCAGCCAAAGATTCTAGCGAGGAAAACTCCTTAAACCAAATTAGTAAATCTGAAGATAACCGAATATCTCACAATCAAACGGAAAATAAAACTAGTCCCTTGACGGCCTCCACAGCGGTCGTGGAAGATAAAGTTACAGAGAAGCCAAAACGGGTACCGGCAAGAACGATTACGAAATTGGAGAAGGTGGGACGTCATATAAGCTCCATTAATCAGGAAGATGTCCAGGAAGCTTTGAGAAATCTGAAATCTCCCACAGATGTGCCCGAGAGGCTTTGGAGTCCCCCGCGTGAAATACTCAACCAGAAGAGTCCCTTGGGCTCGACCAAGGGTAATGGCTCCACCATTATAAAGGTATCCAATCATGAATTAAACGATGAAGGCTTTGAGGAAACTCAAAGTTTAGTCTCCGATACTCCTTCGCATGGCAAGGAGAGTATTAACTCGTCTTGTAACGAAACCAATGaatttaacaacaacaacaacaacaaatcatcACAAAAATCGATGTCACAAAAACCTAAACCCATACAGAAAATCTCCAGTCGTTTGGCCGACAGATTACAAATATCGCGAATGCGCTCAACATCTAAGTCACAACCCACCAGCGTTACCACAACACTAGCAACAACAGCACCACGAAGAACACCCAGTGCTTCTGGAGATAGATCTCGTGCTACTCGTTTACCTAATGGTTCCTTGGTCCAGGGACCAGCTAGTTCAGCAGCTGCAGCTCATATGAGCAACTTTACCAACAATGCCATACGGAGAGCTACATCTCTACGTAAAACATTACCGGCATCGGAATCACCTGCAAACCACCAGAAACGTGATGTAGAACGTAGTAGTTCGCGTAATAGTTTACGGTCGTCGCGTTCATCTATAAACAGTGCTACGTCTACGAACACAGTGAAGCGTATGCCTTTGGCTGGATCTAACGGCAAGAATTCTCCTCTTCAGACAATGTCTGTAGATTCTTCGCCTAGCAAACGTCCCCTTGGAATGCAAAATACAAAGACTTCTATACGCTTAGGATTGGCTGGAGGAGCAGGTGTTGGTGTACCGGCCAGCCGCTCTAGTTCAAGTGGCTCTAGCGTTGGCCCCAGTGTAATGGTGGTACGCAATAGATTATCTTCCTCGGGACCTCAAAATAATACTCCACAACGTCACGCCCTAGGCAGCAGTACAAGTTTCAAAGAAAATCAAACCAATATGGGATCATCGCGACCACAATCGGCACGTTCAGCCATTTTGGTCAAAGCCACCATAACACATCCTCCGTCATCGGCTCAAAAACCTTCAACATCCCGCAGTAATTCTAATACCAGATCTGTTAGCAGTTTCATGAGGCCAACAGCATCCAGTACCACAAAACGATCAAAGTAA